The following are encoded together in the Leptospira brenneri genome:
- a CDS encoding 4Fe-4S dicluster domain-containing protein, translated as MKRKDLFREGFKSVFQFTFQKADELTETIREVWEEEKPLKGKSPAKKKRPSDKEKLVPKPKNVRKRKTRMFQTLSLPPGATSEFFSLCTGCNECIFACPYAVLFPVTVPESGKNFPHLDPNAKACHLCSDWPCISVCPEEALIPYELSGEKPNFGKAKAITEHCINEKTGESTCNVCFVACPIEKTVKFKGNLPVFATSSCTGCGLCVESCPSFPKAIQIKFKK; from the coding sequence ATGAAACGAAAAGATCTTTTCCGAGAAGGTTTTAAATCCGTCTTCCAATTTACCTTTCAGAAGGCAGACGAATTAACAGAAACCATCAGAGAGGTTTGGGAAGAAGAAAAACCTCTGAAAGGAAAGTCTCCTGCGAAAAAGAAAAGACCATCTGACAAAGAAAAGTTGGTCCCCAAACCAAAAAATGTTCGGAAACGCAAAACTAGGATGTTTCAGACGCTCTCTTTACCTCCTGGTGCCACTTCTGAATTTTTTTCTCTTTGTACTGGATGTAATGAATGTATTTTTGCCTGCCCTTACGCCGTCTTATTCCCTGTTACAGTTCCAGAATCGGGAAAAAATTTTCCTCATCTAGATCCCAATGCAAAGGCATGTCATCTTTGCAGTGATTGGCCTTGTATTAGTGTTTGCCCCGAAGAGGCACTCATACCGTACGAACTGTCCGGTGAAAAACCAAATTTTGGTAAGGCGAAAGCCATCACAGAACATTGTATCAACGAAAAAACTGGTGAATCGACCTGTAATGTTTGTTTTGTTGCCTGTCCTATTGAAAAAACAGTGAAATTTAAAGGAAATTTGCCAGTTTTTGCAACATCTTCCTGTACAGGATGTGGGCTTTGTGTTGAATCTTGTC